The following proteins are encoded in a genomic region of Thermococcus pacificus:
- a CDS encoding elongation factor EF-2 translates to MGRREEMIAKIKELMTQPERIRNMGIAAHIDHGKTTLSDNLLAGAGMISEELAGKQLVLDFDEQEQARGITINAANVSMVHNYEGNDYLINLIDTPGHVDFGGDVTRAMRAIDGAIIVVDAVEGVMPQTETVLRQALREYVKPVLFINKVDRLIKELKLGPNDILQRFAKIITDVNRLIKKYAPDEFKNQWMVKVEDGSVAFGSAYYNWALSVPYMKKTGVSFKDIVELTNSGDLKTLRQKAPLHVVVLDMVVKHLPNPLEAQKYRIPHLWRGDVNSDVGQAMLKCDPKGPMTMVVTKIILDKHAGEVSTGRVWSGTVKTGQEVYLINAKRKSRIQQVGIYMGPERVNMEAVPAGNIVAVTGLRDAMAGETVSTEQIEPFEALHYASEPVVTVAIEAKNVKDLPKLIEALRQLAKEDPTLHVKIDEETGQHLLSGMGELHLEVKLVKLKEDWKLDVEVSPPIVVYRESVSKVSPIVEGKSPNKHNRFYITVEPLPDEIYQAIREGEIPEGRPKDPKAVAKKLAELGMDYEVAKGIVDVYQGNIFLDNTKGIQYLNEVMDLLVDGFHMAMDEGPLAKEPVMKVMVRLHDAKIHEDNVHRGPAQIYPAIRTAIHCAMMKAQPILYEPYQKVIINVPYEYMGAVSREINQRRGQLIDMRQEGEVMIIIAEAPVAEMFGFAGAIRGATSGRALWSTEHAGFKRVPNELAQQIIRQIRQRKGLDPNPPKEQDVCPQQ, encoded by the coding sequence ATGGGAAGAAGGGAAGAGATGATTGCGAAGATTAAGGAGCTCATGACCCAGCCCGAGAGGATCAGGAACATGGGTATTGCCGCTCACATTGACCACGGTAAGACGACTCTGAGCGACAACCTGCTCGCTGGAGCGGGAATGATAAGTGAAGAACTCGCCGGAAAGCAGCTCGTCCTCGACTTCGATGAGCAGGAGCAGGCGAGGGGTATTACCATCAACGCGGCCAACGTCTCGATGGTTCACAACTACGAGGGGAACGACTACCTCATCAACCTGATTGATACTCCAGGTCACGTCGACTTCGGTGGTGACGTTACCAGGGCCATGCGTGCCATAGACGGTGCGATTATCGTTGTCGACGCCGTCGAGGGCGTCATGCCCCAGACCGAGACCGTTCTCAGGCAGGCCCTAAGGGAGTACGTCAAGCCGGTTCTCTTCATCAACAAGGTCGACAGGCTCATCAAGGAGCTCAAGCTCGGCCCGAACGACATCCTCCAGAGGTTCGCCAAGATCATCACCGACGTCAACAGGCTCATCAAGAAGTACGCCCCGGACGAGTTCAAGAACCAGTGGATGGTCAAGGTCGAGGACGGTAGCGTCGCCTTTGGTAGCGCCTACTACAACTGGGCCCTCAGCGTCCCGTACATGAAGAAGACCGGCGTTTCCTTTAAGGACATCGTCGAGCTTACCAACAGCGGCGACCTCAAGACCCTCAGGCAGAAGGCCCCGCTCCACGTTGTGGTTCTCGATATGGTCGTCAAGCACCTTCCGAACCCGCTTGAGGCCCAGAAGTACAGGATTCCGCACCTCTGGAGGGGCGACGTCAACAGCGACGTCGGCCAGGCCATGCTCAAGTGCGACCCGAAGGGACCGATGACGATGGTTGTCACCAAGATCATCCTCGACAAGCACGCCGGTGAGGTCTCAACCGGCCGTGTCTGGAGCGGTACCGTCAAGACCGGACAGGAGGTTTACCTCATCAACGCCAAGAGGAAGTCCAGGATCCAGCAGGTCGGTATCTACATGGGTCCTGAGAGGGTCAACATGGAGGCCGTCCCGGCTGGAAACATCGTCGCGGTAACCGGTCTCCGCGATGCCATGGCCGGTGAGACCGTCTCGACCGAGCAGATTGAGCCGTTCGAGGCCCTCCACTACGCAAGCGAGCCGGTCGTTACCGTTGCCATCGAGGCCAAGAACGTCAAGGACCTTCCGAAGCTCATCGAGGCCCTCCGCCAGCTCGCCAAGGAGGACCCAACCCTGCACGTCAAGATCGACGAGGAGACCGGCCAGCACCTCCTCAGCGGTATGGGTGAGCTCCACCTTGAGGTCAAGCTCGTCAAGCTCAAGGAGGACTGGAAGCTCGACGTCGAGGTCAGTCCGCCGATCGTCGTCTACCGCGAGAGCGTCAGCAAGGTCAGCCCGATAGTCGAGGGCAAGTCGCCCAACAAGCACAACAGGTTCTACATAACCGTCGAGCCGCTCCCGGACGAGATCTACCAGGCCATCCGTGAGGGTGAGATACCGGAGGGCAGGCCGAAGGACCCGAAGGCGGTCGCCAAGAAGCTTGCCGAGCTCGGCATGGACTACGAGGTTGCCAAGGGCATAGTCGACGTATACCAGGGCAACATCTTCCTCGACAACACCAAGGGTATCCAGTACCTCAACGAGGTCATGGACCTCCTCGTTGACGGTTTCCACATGGCTATGGACGAGGGCCCGCTCGCCAAGGAGCCGGTTATGAAGGTCATGGTTCGCCTCCACGACGCTAAGATCCACGAGGACAACGTCCACCGCGGTCCGGCCCAGATCTACCCGGCCATCAGGACTGCAATCCACTGCGCCATGATGAAGGCCCAGCCCATCCTCTACGAGCCGTACCAGAAGGTCATCATCAACGTGCCCTACGAGTACATGGGCGCCGTCAGCAGGGAGATCAACCAGAGGCGCGGCCAGCTCATAGACATGCGCCAGGAGGGCGAGGTCATGATCATCATCGCCGAGGCGCCGGTCGCCGAGATGTTCGGATTCGCCGGTGCCATCCGTGGAGCGACCAGCGGAAGGGCCCTCTGGAGCACGGAGCACGCAGGCTTCAAGCGCGTTCCGAACGAGCTGGCCCAGCAGATTATCAGGCAGATACGCCAGAGGAAGGGTCTCGACCCGAACCCGCCGAAGGAGCAGGACGTCTGCCCGCAGCAGTGA
- the tuf gene encoding translation elongation factor EF-1 subunit alpha, with protein MAKEKPHINIVFIGHVDHGKSTTVGRLLFDSQNIPENIIQKFEQMGEKGKSFKFAWVMDRLKEERERGITIDVAHTKFETPHRYITIIDAPGHRDFVKNMITGASQADAAVLVVAATDGIMPQTKEHAFLAKTLGINHIIVSVNKMDMVNYDQKKFEQVANQVKKLLQMLGYKDVLIIPTSAWEGDNIVKKSDKMPWYNGPTLFEALDQIPEPPKPVDKPLRIPIQDVYSIKGVGTVPVGRVETGRLRVGDVVIFEPASTIFHKPIQGEVKSIEMHHEPMQEALPGDNIGFNVRGVGKNDIKRGDVAGHTTNPPTVVRPKDTFKAQIIVLNHPTAITVGYTPVLHAHTLQVAVRFEQLLAKLDPRTGNIVEENPQFIKTGDSAIVVLRPTKPMVIEPVKEIPQMGRFAIRDMGQTVAAGMVISIQKGE; from the coding sequence ATGGCTAAGGAGAAGCCACACATTAACATTGTCTTTATCGGACACGTCGACCACGGTAAGAGTACCACCGTCGGAAGGCTCCTGTTCGACAGCCAGAACATCCCGGAGAACATCATCCAGAAGTTCGAGCAGATGGGTGAGAAGGGTAAGTCCTTCAAGTTCGCCTGGGTCATGGACAGGCTCAAGGAAGAGAGGGAGAGGGGTATCACCATTGACGTCGCCCACACCAAGTTCGAGACCCCGCACAGGTACATCACCATCATTGACGCTCCGGGCCACAGGGACTTCGTTAAGAACATGATCACCGGTGCCAGCCAGGCCGACGCTGCAGTCCTCGTCGTCGCCGCCACCGACGGTATCATGCCGCAGACCAAGGAGCACGCCTTCCTCGCCAAGACTCTCGGTATCAACCACATAATCGTTAGCGTCAACAAGATGGACATGGTCAACTACGACCAGAAGAAGTTCGAACAGGTCGCCAACCAGGTCAAGAAGCTCCTCCAGATGCTCGGCTACAAGGACGTTCTGATCATCCCGACCAGCGCTTGGGAGGGCGACAACATCGTCAAGAAGAGCGACAAGATGCCCTGGTACAACGGCCCGACCCTCTTCGAGGCCCTCGACCAGATACCGGAGCCGCCGAAGCCGGTCGACAAGCCGCTCCGCATCCCGATCCAGGACGTCTACTCAATTAAGGGTGTCGGTACCGTTCCGGTTGGCCGTGTCGAGACCGGCAGGCTCAGGGTCGGTGACGTCGTCATCTTCGAGCCGGCCAGCACGATCTTCCACAAGCCGATCCAGGGTGAGGTTAAGAGCATCGAGATGCACCACGAGCCGATGCAGGAAGCCCTTCCGGGTGACAACATCGGTTTCAACGTCCGTGGCGTTGGTAAGAACGACATAAAGCGCGGTGACGTTGCCGGACACACCACCAACCCGCCGACCGTCGTCAGGCCGAAGGACACCTTCAAGGCCCAGATCATCGTCCTCAACCACCCGACCGCTATCACCGTCGGCTACACCCCGGTCCTCCACGCGCACACCCTCCAGGTCGCCGTCAGGTTCGAGCAGCTCCTTGCCAAGCTCGACCCGAGAACCGGCAACATCGTCGAGGAGAACCCGCAGTTCATCAAGACCGGTGACTCAGCAATCGTCGTCCTCAGGCCGACCAAGCCGATGGTCATCGAGCCGGTCAAGGAGATCCCGCAGATGGGCAGGTTCGCCATCCGTGACATGGGCCAGACCGTCGCTGCCGGTATGGTCATATCCATCCAGAAGGGCGAGTGA
- the rpsJ gene encoding 30S ribosomal protein S10, with protein MQKARIKLASTDIKALNEVTDQIKQIAERTGVRMSGPIPLPTKRIRITTRKSPDGEGTATFDRFELRVHKRLVDIEADERAMRQIMRIRVPEDVTIEIELIS; from the coding sequence ATGCAGAAGGCAAGGATTAAGCTCGCAAGCACGGACATTAAGGCCCTCAACGAGGTCACCGACCAGATCAAGCAGATAGCCGAGAGGACCGGCGTCAGGATGAGCGGTCCGATACCGCTCCCGACCAAGAGGATCAGGATCACCACCAGAAAGAGCCCGGACGGAGAGGGCACCGCCACCTTCGACAGGTTTGAGCTTCGCGTTCACAAGAGGCTGGTCGATATTGAGGCCGACGAAAGGGCCATGCGCCAGATCATGCGCATCCGCGTCCCTGAGGACGTCACCATCGAGATCGAGCTCATCTCCTGA
- a CDS encoding MoaD/ThiS family protein, whose protein sequence is MARIKLMGAFAHLAGARELNVKVDGKKTVDEILRELIPRYDEFHDKIIMINGHPARGDAEVEDTDEIKVMPVLSGG, encoded by the coding sequence ATGGCCAGGATAAAGCTCATGGGGGCTTTTGCCCACCTCGCGGGAGCGAGGGAGCTTAATGTTAAGGTTGACGGCAAGAAGACCGTTGATGAAATCCTCCGCGAGCTCATACCCCGGTATGACGAGTTCCATGATAAGATAATCATGATAAACGGCCACCCGGCGAGGGGCGATGCCGAGGTCGAAGACACCGACGAGATCAAGGTAATGCCTGTTTTGAGCGGGGGTTAA